A portion of the Mesobacillus sp. AQ2 genome contains these proteins:
- a CDS encoding DUF3231 family protein codes for MREISVGLTSTEISNIWSSYLKSSMELRFFQYFYRTADDLELKKILEKMVVFSEKSLNDLKNIFLKENLTIPLGFTEKDVRLDVEKFFSDTFILYICHDITMLSLTTYPSAFPDCTRNDTRDYFQGAIEFTISIQNEITDLMLQQGIFLKSPQVAMDHTIDLVDEMKYLNGLFGHSRPLNAPEIANLSRILHRAHFSKMVLLSFSKLASHKEVKQHLSKGVDALNKVLDTLEDTFNKENIPYSASGDFNFFEVNHSPFSDKLMLFFVNTCLGMFCFIMINQALTSSLRSDIVTKFTLISAQMKKFYGKGLLLMITEKWLEQPPQVFNRKS; via the coding sequence TGGAACTTCGTTTTTTTCAATATTTTTATAGGACAGCTGATGATTTGGAACTGAAAAAGATTTTAGAAAAAATGGTCGTTTTCTCTGAGAAAAGCCTGAACGACCTGAAAAACATTTTTCTAAAAGAGAATCTCACTATACCGCTAGGATTTACGGAAAAAGACGTCAGACTCGACGTTGAAAAGTTTTTTTCTGATACTTTTATATTATATATTTGCCATGATATTACCATGCTTTCACTGACTACCTATCCGAGCGCTTTTCCGGATTGCACACGCAATGATACAAGGGATTATTTTCAAGGGGCCATAGAATTCACCATCAGTATTCAAAATGAAATTACAGACCTGATGCTGCAGCAGGGGATTTTTCTGAAATCTCCCCAGGTAGCGATGGACCATACCATTGATCTGGTGGATGAAATGAAATATCTGAACGGCCTATTTGGGCATTCCAGGCCTTTAAATGCACCTGAAATTGCAAACCTCTCAAGAATTCTCCATCGGGCGCACTTTTCAAAAATGGTTCTATTATCCTTTAGTAAGCTCGCCAGCCATAAGGAAGTAAAACAACATTTAAGCAAAGGAGTTGATGCGCTCAATAAAGTGCTGGATACGCTTGAGGATACATTTAATAAAGAAAATATTCCTTATTCAGCTTCTGGTGATTTCAACTTTTTTGAAGTGAATCATTCACCCTTTTCAGATAAACTGATGCTGTTTTTCGTTAATACATGCCTCGGAATGTTCTGCTTCATTATGATCAATCAGGCTTTAACCTCAAGTTTACGGTCAGATATTGTAACCAAATTCACTCTGATCTCAGCTCAAATGAAAAAATTTTACGGAAAAGGCCTGTTGCTCATGATTACCGAAAAATGGCTCGAACAGCCTCCTCAGGTTTTCAACCGAAAGTCATAA
- a CDS encoding dicarboxylate/amino acid:cation symporter, producing MNLWNSYKNSSFILKMTIGFVLGILAGVLLGADAEFLKPFGTLLIKLLSLIATPVVFLTVVLAVNQMNPAQLGRTGGKLILYYGATTAAAVLIGLGLALWINPGESLTLPNTTVEKPATPSISDVIFSIVPDNFFSAFTTGNLMAILFLGIIIGFTISGMRFSGEEKTQQYGVQLQTFLEAANELFFRILKGILLYAPIGIFAISASTFGTQGWDTLTSLLEFTAVFYIGIIILWVFVYSGTLKLFKIPVRSFFANTKDAYTTAFFTSSSIASLPVAIESAKKAGISEKMVNFSLPLGAVFNSDGGALRMGASIVFAANVTGANFSLIDFVTIILVGTLLSIGTAGIPAAGLVTLSVVLTMFDLPLEVVALIAGVDAIIGMAGTASNVVGDVVGAAVVDQSEKKAELA from the coding sequence GTGAATCTATGGAATTCATACAAAAATTCATCATTTATTTTAAAAATGACCATCGGCTTTGTTCTGGGGATATTAGCTGGTGTTCTGCTGGGGGCTGATGCGGAGTTCTTGAAGCCATTTGGCACGCTGTTGATCAAGCTTCTTAGTCTTATTGCTACTCCAGTAGTGTTCTTGACGGTTGTGCTGGCAGTCAATCAAATGAACCCTGCACAGCTTGGCAGGACCGGAGGTAAATTGATCCTGTATTATGGGGCAACAACTGCTGCGGCTGTGTTGATTGGTCTGGGTCTTGCGTTATGGATCAATCCCGGGGAATCCTTGACACTCCCGAATACGACCGTAGAGAAACCTGCGACACCATCCATTTCTGATGTCATTTTCAGCATCGTCCCTGATAATTTCTTTTCAGCTTTCACAACCGGGAACTTGATGGCGATTCTGTTTCTGGGGATCATCATCGGCTTCACGATTTCAGGAATGAGGTTTTCCGGTGAGGAGAAAACCCAGCAATACGGGGTACAGCTGCAAACTTTCCTTGAGGCAGCCAATGAGCTGTTCTTCAGGATTTTGAAGGGAATCCTTCTTTACGCACCGATCGGTATTTTTGCCATCAGCGCATCCACTTTTGGCACACAAGGGTGGGATACATTAACGTCACTACTGGAATTTACAGCGGTTTTTTATATTGGAATCATCATCCTCTGGGTTTTCGTGTACAGCGGGACTCTTAAACTGTTCAAGATCCCGGTCAGGAGCTTTTTCGCGAATACGAAGGATGCATACACAACGGCTTTCTTCACTTCGAGCAGCATCGCTTCCCTTCCAGTAGCCATCGAAAGTGCGAAAAAGGCTGGAATTTCCGAGAAGATGGTGAACTTCAGTTTGCCGCTTGGCGCTGTGTTCAACTCTGATGGCGGAGCACTAAGAATGGGTGCATCGATTGTTTTTGCCGCCAATGTCACTGGTGCCAATTTCTCGCTGATTGATTTCGTTACCATCATTCTTGTTGGTACATTGCTTTCCATCGGAACAGCAGGCATTCCTGCCGCAGGGCTTGTCACCCTGTCAGTGGTACTGACGATGTTCGACCTGCCGCTTGAAGTCGTCGCACTGATCGCTGGCGTCGATGCGATCATCGGCATGGCCGGGACGGCTTCCAATGTCGTCGGGGACGTCGTAGGAGCCGCTGTAGTTGACCAATCTGAAAAGAAAGCAGAATTAGCTTGA
- a CDS encoding PDR/VanB family oxidoreductase encodes MQQGNTIQVRVKSIKMETETIKRFTLEAVNGVKLPLFGGGSHIITYLPQPSGIMERHYSVFNLSEPGVMEIAVRLAEPSNGGSAYWHHSVIEGDIVKISYLKNHFPMSFQAKHHVFYAAGIGITPFLSMMAELAEKNQSFELHYGAKTKEQCAFYNTLRERYPEECYFYFSEDENSNRLSPASLQDHRIGTHVYFCGPENMIEEFTETAKSYGYPSFNIHFERFAPPENREARPFTVTLQNSGMQLEIPKDRSLLDVIRENGINLPFSCKVGGCGTCEVKVAEGEVAHFDSFLTEEQQRTNQSMLCCVSRGEGHLVLDL; translated from the coding sequence TTGCAGCAGGGCAATACAATACAAGTACGAGTGAAATCTATAAAAATGGAAACGGAAACCATTAAAAGGTTCACCCTGGAAGCAGTGAACGGCGTCAAGCTCCCGCTCTTTGGCGGCGGCTCCCATATAATCACTTATTTGCCGCAGCCTTCAGGCATAATGGAAAGACATTATTCAGTTTTTAACCTTTCAGAGCCAGGTGTCATGGAGATCGCCGTACGTCTGGCCGAGCCTTCAAATGGCGGCTCCGCTTACTGGCATCATAGTGTCATTGAAGGGGATATTGTTAAGATCAGTTATCTGAAAAACCATTTTCCAATGAGTTTTCAAGCTAAACACCATGTTTTTTATGCAGCCGGCATTGGGATCACGCCTTTTTTATCAATGATGGCTGAACTCGCCGAAAAGAACCAATCTTTCGAGCTGCATTATGGAGCGAAAACAAAGGAACAATGCGCTTTTTACAATACGTTAAGGGAACGTTATCCAGAGGAATGCTATTTTTATTTTTCAGAGGATGAGAATTCTAATAGATTATCTCCAGCTTCTCTTCAAGATCACCGGATTGGGACCCATGTATATTTTTGCGGGCCTGAAAACATGATTGAAGAATTCACCGAAACGGCAAAAAGCTATGGATATCCTTCTTTCAATATTCATTTCGAGCGATTTGCTCCACCCGAGAATAGAGAAGCCAGGCCATTTACCGTGACTCTGCAAAATAGCGGAATGCAGCTGGAAATTCCAAAGGATCGTTCATTGCTGGATGTGATCCGTGAAAATGGAATCAATCTGCCTTTTTCCTGCAAGGTTGGCGGCTGTGGGACATGCGAAGTGAAAGTAGCGGAGGGGGAAGTCGCCCATTTCGATTCCTTCCTCACTGAAGAACAACAACGTACAAATCAGTCGATGCTATGCTGTGTTTCCCGGGGGGAAGGGCATTTAGTATTAGATTTATAG
- a CDS encoding DUF3445 domain-containing protein: MVSIENKHPFPYPFGEQDVYRYSNNAVPLNPPIAIEVTKSYLEDIKLKRELLINHPKRCYHSMPHTLDAQWEVLDLILHQLASFYPENYQLVANNDHWIFTNQLTGENHSFIFGNQATLDVEPLDFVGRHVQEDLILMMQRDGDLFLDAGQLCFPANWSLYFDAGMSFKEIHTPIPGFKYGSLDERILQFLMRIEAGSPWWRKNWSLMAGDRLDTSLETFAEWGKARKNVTKENAGELVHLRVEVQKLFRLPKSNGILFTIHTHMLPLESLIQHTPWLKQFSAILKELPEFIAEYKGISLYRNSVLEYLEVELKKR; the protein is encoded by the coding sequence ATGGTCTCTATTGAGAATAAGCACCCTTTTCCTTATCCTTTTGGTGAACAGGATGTATATAGATATTCTAACAATGCGGTACCATTAAATCCACCAATTGCCATCGAAGTGACAAAATCTTATTTAGAGGACATCAAGCTGAAGAGAGAATTGCTGATAAATCACCCCAAACGCTGTTACCACTCCATGCCACATACATTGGATGCCCAGTGGGAAGTGTTGGATTTAATCCTGCACCAGCTGGCCAGTTTCTATCCTGAGAACTACCAGCTTGTTGCAAACAATGACCATTGGATTTTCACTAACCAGTTAACAGGTGAGAATCATTCCTTCATATTTGGAAATCAGGCAACACTGGACGTTGAACCGCTGGATTTTGTCGGCCGGCATGTGCAGGAAGATTTGATCCTGATGATGCAGCGGGACGGGGATTTATTTCTGGATGCAGGTCAGCTCTGCTTTCCAGCCAATTGGTCGTTGTATTTTGATGCTGGAATGTCGTTCAAAGAAATCCATACGCCAATTCCCGGGTTCAAGTATGGATCACTTGATGAGCGCATTCTCCAGTTTTTAATGAGAATCGAGGCAGGCAGTCCATGGTGGAGGAAAAATTGGTCACTTATGGCAGGGGACCGGCTGGATACCTCGCTTGAAACATTCGCTGAATGGGGCAAGGCCCGAAAAAATGTGACAAAAGAAAATGCAGGTGAACTGGTCCACTTGCGGGTAGAAGTACAGAAACTTTTCCGGCTGCCAAAAAGCAATGGGATTTTATTTACCATCCATACACATATGCTGCCCCTTGAATCACTCATCCAGCATACCCCATGGCTAAAGCAATTTTCGGCAATCTTGAAGGAACTTCCTGAATTCATCGCAGAATATAAAGGTATTTCCTTGTACCGGAACTCGGTCCTTGAATATCTGGAGGTGGAACTGAAAAAGAGATGA
- the ahpC gene encoding alkyl hydroperoxide reductase subunit C: protein MALIGTQVLPFTANAFHNGEFITVSEENFKGKWSVVVFYPADFTFVCPTELEDMQNEYATLKEMGAEVYSVSTDTHFTHKAWHDHSEAISKIEYIMIGDPSQRLTRNFDVLNEEDGLAERGTFIIDPDGVIQTVEINAGGIGRDASQVVNKLKAAQYVRNNPGEVCPAKWKEGGETLKPSLDLVGKI from the coding sequence ATGGCATTAATCGGTACTCAAGTTTTACCATTCACAGCAAACGCATTCCACAACGGAGAATTCATCACTGTTTCTGAAGAAAACTTCAAAGGCAAGTGGAGCGTAGTTGTATTCTACCCAGCAGACTTCACTTTCGTATGCCCTACAGAGCTTGAAGACATGCAAAACGAATATGCTACATTAAAAGAAATGGGAGCAGAAGTATATTCTGTATCAACTGATACACACTTCACTCACAAAGCATGGCACGACCACTCTGAAGCAATCAGCAAAATCGAGTACATCATGATTGGCGATCCATCTCAAAGACTTACTCGCAACTTCGATGTATTGAATGAAGAAGATGGTCTTGCAGAGCGCGGAACTTTCATCATCGATCCAGACGGCGTTATCCAGACTGTTGAAATCAACGCAGGCGGAATCGGCCGTGACGCTAGCCAGGTAGTAAACAAGCTGAAAGCAGCTCAATATGTACGCAACAACCCAGGCGAAGTTTGCCCTGCTAAATGGAAAGAAGGCGGCGAAACTCTTAAGCCAAGCCTTGATCTTGTAGGAAAGATTTAA
- the ahpF gene encoding alkyl hydroperoxide reductase subunit F, with translation MLLDAEIKAQLAQYLQMMEGDVLLKVSAGSDDVSRDMLALVDELATMSSHIKVEHAELNRTPSFSVNRVGEDTGVTFAGIPLGHEFTSLVLALLQVSGRAPKVDQKVIDQIKAIKDEYRFETYVSLSCHNCPDVVQALNVMSTLNPGISHTMIDGAAYKEEVESKDIMAVPTVFLNGEPFGSGRMSLEEILAKLGSGPDASELADKDPYDVLVVGGGPAGSSAAIYAARKGIRTGIVAERFGGQVMDTLGIENFISVKHTEGPKLVASLEEHVKEYGVDIMNLQRATRLEKKDLIELELENGAVLKSKTVIISTGARWRNVNVPGEAEFKNKGVAYCPHCDGPLFEGKDVAVIGGGNSGVEAAIDLAGIVKHVTVIEFNPELKADAVLQDRVHSLPNVTVVTNAQTSEITGTDKVNGITYIDRASGEEHHVELQGVFVQIGLVPNTEWLGDTLERTRFGEIVVDKQGATDLPGVFAAGDCTDSAYKQIIISMGSGATAALGAFDYLIRN, from the coding sequence ATGTTATTAGATGCAGAAATTAAGGCACAATTAGCCCAATATCTTCAAATGATGGAGGGCGATGTGCTGCTTAAAGTTAGCGCAGGATCGGATGATGTATCACGAGACATGCTGGCTTTAGTCGATGAATTGGCAACAATGTCATCCCATATTAAAGTGGAGCATGCCGAATTAAATAGAACACCTAGCTTTAGTGTCAACCGTGTCGGTGAAGACACTGGAGTGACTTTTGCGGGCATTCCTTTAGGACATGAATTCACTTCATTAGTCCTTGCCCTGCTCCAGGTCAGCGGCAGAGCGCCAAAAGTTGATCAGAAAGTCATTGACCAAATTAAAGCGATCAAGGACGAATATCGTTTTGAGACATATGTCAGCCTTAGCTGCCACAATTGCCCTGATGTAGTACAAGCCTTGAACGTGATGAGCACTTTGAATCCTGGCATTTCACATACCATGATTGATGGTGCAGCGTACAAGGAAGAAGTTGAAAGCAAGGATATCATGGCCGTACCAACGGTATTCCTGAATGGCGAGCCATTCGGAAGCGGACGTATGTCCCTTGAGGAGATTCTTGCAAAATTGGGTTCTGGTCCAGATGCTTCCGAATTGGCGGACAAAGATCCTTATGATGTCCTTGTTGTTGGCGGCGGACCAGCTGGTTCAAGTGCAGCCATCTATGCAGCGCGAAAAGGCATCCGTACAGGGATCGTTGCTGAGCGCTTCGGTGGCCAGGTAATGGATACTTTAGGCATCGAGAACTTCATCAGTGTCAAGCACACTGAAGGCCCTAAGCTTGTTGCCAGCCTTGAAGAGCATGTGAAAGAGTATGGCGTCGATATCATGAACCTTCAGCGTGCCACACGCCTGGAGAAAAAAGACCTTATCGAGCTGGAACTTGAAAATGGTGCAGTCCTGAAGAGTAAAACTGTCATCATTTCGACTGGTGCCCGCTGGCGCAATGTCAACGTACCAGGAGAAGCTGAATTCAAGAACAAAGGCGTTGCCTACTGCCCTCACTGTGATGGACCATTGTTCGAAGGAAAAGATGTAGCTGTCATCGGCGGAGGAAACTCTGGCGTTGAAGCAGCAATCGACCTTGCAGGTATCGTAAAGCATGTAACAGTGATCGAGTTCAATCCTGAACTCAAAGCTGATGCTGTTCTACAAGATCGCGTGCACAGCCTTCCAAACGTCACAGTAGTGACAAACGCACAAACAAGCGAAATTACCGGAACTGACAAAGTGAACGGTATTACGTACATTGACCGTGCATCAGGCGAAGAACACCATGTTGAATTACAAGGGGTATTCGTACAAATCGGTCTCGTACCAAACACAGAATGGCTCGGTGACACGCTTGAACGCACTCGCTTCGGTGAGATTGTCGTAGACAAGCAAGGTGCCACAGACCTGCCTGGCGTTTTCGCTGCTGGCGATTGCACGGACAGTGCATACAAACAAATCATCATTTCAATGGGATCAGGTGCAACCGCAGCATTAGGTGCGTTTGATTACTTGATTCGTAACTAA
- a CDS encoding malate:quinone oxidoreductase, translating to MSNVQKATDVILIGAGVMSATLGSLLKELAPEWEIKVFEKLPSAGEESSNEWNNAGTGHAALCELNYTPEKPDGSIDITKAINVNEQFQLSRQFWSYLVKSNLIRNPQDFIRPLPHMSLVEGEKNVTFLKNRFKALSAIPMFEGMEYSEDPEKLKEWIPLVMDGRTSNDPIAATKIDSGTDVNFGALTRMLFEHLESQNVEINYKHSVKDIKRASDGTWEVKVKNLDSGKEELHKTKFVFIGGGGGSLPLLQKTGIPESKQIGGFPVSGLFLVCNNPEVVQRHHAKVYGKAKVGAPPMSVPHLDTRFIDNKKSLLFGPFAGFSPKFLKTGSNLDLIASVKPNNVMTMLAAGMKEMALTKYLIEQVMLSHEKRMEELREFIPNAKNEDWGVVVAGQRVQVIKDTDSGKGTLQFGTEVVSASDGSVAALLGASPGASTAVNVMLEVLEKCFPEKMFEWKDKIKEMVPSYGVSLAANPELFHEIHESTAQTLGLSDKERVYS from the coding sequence ATGAGCAACGTACAGAAAGCTACAGACGTTATCTTAATTGGTGCCGGAGTCATGAGTGCGACGTTGGGGTCATTACTGAAAGAGTTAGCACCAGAGTGGGAAATCAAAGTTTTCGAAAAACTTCCTTCAGCAGGTGAAGAGAGCTCCAATGAGTGGAATAACGCGGGTACTGGACATGCAGCCCTTTGTGAGTTGAACTATACACCTGAAAAACCTGATGGATCGATCGATATAACTAAGGCCATCAATGTAAATGAACAATTTCAGCTTTCAAGACAATTTTGGTCTTATCTTGTAAAGAGCAATTTAATTCGCAATCCCCAGGATTTCATCAGGCCGCTGCCACATATGAGTCTGGTAGAAGGCGAGAAAAATGTTACCTTCTTGAAAAATCGATTTAAAGCGCTTTCAGCTATTCCGATGTTTGAGGGAATGGAGTACTCAGAGGACCCAGAGAAGCTCAAGGAGTGGATTCCTTTAGTCATGGATGGCCGCACATCTAATGACCCGATTGCAGCAACCAAAATTGACTCGGGAACAGATGTTAACTTTGGCGCCTTGACGCGGATGTTATTTGAGCATTTGGAGAGCCAGAATGTCGAGATTAACTATAAGCATAGTGTGAAAGATATCAAACGTGCCAGCGATGGGACATGGGAAGTCAAGGTGAAAAACCTTGATAGCGGCAAAGAGGAACTCCATAAAACCAAGTTCGTCTTCATCGGAGGCGGTGGAGGAAGCCTGCCATTGCTGCAAAAAACAGGCATTCCTGAATCAAAGCAGATTGGCGGATTCCCTGTGAGCGGCTTATTCTTGGTTTGCAACAACCCTGAAGTTGTCCAGCGGCACCACGCAAAGGTTTACGGAAAAGCGAAGGTGGGAGCACCACCGATGTCTGTGCCGCACCTGGACACAAGATTCATCGATAACAAAAAGTCCTTGCTGTTTGGACCTTTTGCAGGCTTCTCGCCTAAATTCCTTAAGACAGGATCTAATTTGGATTTGATTGCTTCTGTAAAACCGAATAACGTCATGACTATGCTTGCTGCAGGAATGAAGGAGATGGCTTTGACGAAATACCTGATTGAACAAGTGATGCTTTCCCATGAAAAGCGCATGGAAGAACTGCGCGAATTCATTCCGAATGCCAAGAACGAGGACTGGGGAGTCGTAGTCGCGGGACAACGTGTACAAGTCATCAAAGACACAGATTCCGGCAAAGGCACACTACAATTCGGCACAGAGGTCGTAAGTGCTTCGGATGGCTCTGTTGCTGCATTACTGGGAGCATCCCCTGGAGCATCAACTGCTGTAAACGTCATGCTTGAAGTGCTGGAAAAATGCTTCCCAGAAAAAATGTTCGAATGGAAAGATAAAATTAAGGAAATGGTCCCTTCGTATGGAGTATCTTTAGCGGCCAATCCCGAACTATTCCATGAAATCCATGAATCCACAGCACAAACGCTGGGATTGAGCGATAAAGAGCGAGTTTACAGCTGA
- a CDS encoding 2OG-Fe(II) oxygenase: MKEPTIMYHDKSPFIAYYENVVNEEDCKELIDLAKGKLKPSAVVGDSKKSFSSARKSEHAWLHHNINENVLHISERIASIVGQPLNYAEKLQIVRYQPGGKFNTHLDTFKSSGKLGREYLLKGGQRTYTALLYLNSVDAGGETFFPALSLDITPIQGNLLVFENFSKETNQVHLLSKHGSRPLIAGEKWIATLWFREKPQY, translated from the coding sequence ATGAAGGAGCCGACTATTATGTACCATGATAAAAGCCCCTTTATAGCTTATTATGAAAATGTGGTAAACGAGGAAGATTGTAAAGAACTGATAGACTTAGCCAAAGGAAAACTAAAACCGTCAGCTGTTGTCGGAGACTCGAAAAAGTCATTTTCAAGTGCACGGAAGTCAGAACATGCCTGGTTACATCACAATATCAACGAAAATGTTCTGCACATATCTGAGCGGATTGCTTCCATTGTAGGGCAGCCACTTAATTATGCGGAGAAGCTGCAAATTGTCAGATATCAACCTGGTGGTAAGTTCAATACGCATTTGGATACTTTTAAATCCTCTGGCAAACTTGGGAGAGAGTACTTACTTAAAGGTGGGCAACGAACCTATACAGCACTTCTTTACTTAAATAGTGTGGATGCTGGAGGAGAAACGTTCTTTCCTGCTCTTTCTCTCGATATTACCCCAATCCAGGGAAACTTATTGGTTTTTGAAAATTTTAGTAAAGAAACAAATCAAGTCCATTTACTCTCAAAGCATGGATCCCGTCCTTTAATAGCTGGAGAGAAATGGATTGCGACCCTATGGTTTCGAGAAAAACCACAGTATTGA
- a CDS encoding MBL fold metallo-hydrolase has protein sequence MHSINKIGNSFWYITPVSLTDRPILGMVVGKKKTLMIDAGNSEDHANYFLEELLKRGIPDPDMVVLTHWHWDHIFGLSAFPKIVSIASKETKQEMEKLIPLSWSDEALDARVREGSEIEFCAKAIKEEFPDHRDITIVLPDLTFEKRVEIDLGGVTCVVQHVGGDHASDSVIVYVKEEKILFLGDCIYPDIFSEKQNYTINETLRLLNELEAFDAETYILSHQRAISKDEFNKEAAKLRTIAQYTDNCLGDQQKIIEEYKKHVKRELTEDEIETITDFVNGY, from the coding sequence ATGCATTCAATAAACAAGATAGGCAATAGTTTTTGGTATATCACTCCAGTTTCGCTGACCGACCGGCCAATTTTAGGGATGGTTGTGGGCAAGAAAAAGACCTTAATGATTGATGCAGGCAACTCGGAGGACCATGCAAATTATTTTCTGGAAGAACTTTTAAAAAGGGGAATCCCTGATCCTGATATGGTCGTTCTTACTCACTGGCATTGGGATCATATTTTTGGGCTTTCAGCATTCCCTAAAATAGTTTCTATTGCTTCCAAAGAAACGAAACAAGAAATGGAGAAGCTAATCCCGCTTTCATGGTCAGATGAAGCATTAGATGCACGAGTTAGGGAAGGATCGGAAATTGAATTTTGTGCGAAAGCAATCAAGGAGGAATTCCCAGATCACAGGGATATCACCATTGTCTTGCCGGATTTAACGTTTGAAAAACGCGTTGAAATCGACCTTGGCGGTGTAACTTGCGTCGTGCAGCACGTTGGAGGAGATCACGCTTCAGATTCTGTGATCGTGTATGTTAAAGAAGAAAAAATTCTCTTTCTTGGTGATTGTATTTATCCAGATATTTTTTCCGAAAAACAAAACTACACAATCAATGAAACGCTGCGGCTGTTGAATGAATTAGAAGCTTTTGATGCAGAAACATATATACTTTCACATCAAAGGGCGATTTCGAAAGATGAATTTAATAAGGAAGCAGCTAAGCTAAGAACCATTGCCCAATATACAGATAATTGCCTTGGTGATCAGCAAAAAATCATTGAAGAATACAAAAAGCATGTGAAAAGGGAACTTACAGAAGATGAAATAGAAACAATCACCGACTTTGTAAATGGATATTAG
- a CDS encoding DUF2238 domain-containing protein gives MSHKMNSSSIHFFLLLVVLLVLIWSLIKPEEGYMVLLVEVLPSILAILFLVLTYNQFRLTTVSYVIITFLVILTFVGGHYSYSKVPLFTWIKDYFDLQRNHYDRFGHFLKGSIVIVIIEILLRKTALSKSKTTNFIALCITLAIGAFYEIIEWASAKIGKEGKVTKDFLGMQGDIWDAQWDMALLLVGSILSLFIIKILYKELERSR, from the coding sequence ATGTCACATAAAATGAATAGTTCTTCGATTCATTTTTTCTTGTTATTGGTTGTTTTACTTGTACTTATTTGGTCCCTGATTAAACCGGAAGAAGGATATATGGTTTTGTTGGTGGAGGTTTTACCTTCAATATTGGCAATACTGTTTTTAGTATTAACATATAATCAGTTTCGCCTCACCACTGTTTCCTATGTCATCATTACCTTTCTTGTCATTTTGACGTTTGTAGGGGGGCATTATTCTTATTCAAAAGTTCCACTCTTTACATGGATCAAAGATTATTTTGATTTACAGAGAAACCACTACGATCGGTTTGGTCATTTTCTTAAGGGGTCTATTGTGATAGTGATAATAGAGATATTATTAAGGAAAACGGCTTTATCGAAAAGTAAAACCACAAATTTTATTGCTTTATGTATAACCCTAGCAATCGGGGCTTTCTACGAAATCATTGAGTGGGCAAGTGCAAAAATAGGGAAAGAAGGGAAAGTCACAAAAGATTTTTTAGGGATGCAGGGAGACATATGGGATGCCCAGTGGGATATGGCACTTTTACTTGTAGGTTCCATTCTTTCGCTATTTATTATAAAAATCCTTTATAAAGAATTAGAAAGATCCAGATAA
- a CDS encoding nucleotidyltransferase domain-containing protein, which produces MGNPILITCLQQRMNENKQLIACIKEYEINFYLFGSILHKENPRDIDLLMVYNQHLISIKSVLNLKNEIVNYLNGISPIQVDLLLLSLEEELEVNFIKSEKAVDFDLY; this is translated from the coding sequence ATGGGGAATCCTATATTAATTACCTGCCTTCAGCAAAGGATGAATGAAAATAAACAGCTAATTGCTTGTATCAAAGAATATGAAATTAATTTTTATTTATTTGGTTCTATTTTACATAAAGAGAATCCTCGAGATATTGATTTATTAATGGTATATAACCAGCATTTGATAAGTATAAAAAGTGTATTAAATTTAAAAAATGAAATTGTAAATTATCTTAACGGTATTTCCCCTATTCAGGTGGATTTGTTATTGTTATCTCTAGAAGAGGAGTTAGAAGTCAACTTTATTAAGAGCGAAAAGGCAGTGGATTTTGATCTTTACTAG
- the rlmH gene encoding 23S rRNA (pseudouridine(1915)-N(3))-methyltransferase RlmH has protein sequence MNISIVTVGKLKEKYFKQGIEEYLKRLGSYAKVEVFEVPDEKAPEELSDNEMVQVKQKEGERILSKIGQDTYVIALAINGKLKSSEELADSLDKLATYGKSKIAFVIGGSLGLSDEVLKRADEQLSFSKMTFPHQLMRLILVEQIYRAFRINRGEPYHK, from the coding sequence GTGAATATCTCAATCGTGACGGTTGGCAAATTGAAAGAAAAATACTTCAAACAGGGAATAGAAGAATATCTTAAACGACTCGGAAGCTACGCAAAAGTAGAAGTTTTCGAAGTACCAGATGAAAAAGCACCGGAGGAATTAAGTGATAACGAAATGGTCCAGGTCAAACAAAAAGAAGGAGAGCGAATCCTCTCTAAAATTGGCCAGGATACCTATGTCATCGCCCTGGCCATTAACGGCAAGCTGAAATCCTCCGAAGAACTTGCAGACAGCCTGGACAAACTCGCCACCTATGGGAAAAGTAAAATCGCCTTTGTTATCGGCGGGTCTCTGGGACTGAGCGATGAAGTGTTGAAAAGGGCGGATGAACAGTTATCTTTTTCAAAAATGACCTTTCCACACCAGCTGATGAGGCTGATATTAGTGGAACAGATTTATCGGGCATTTCGGATTAATCGGGGTGAACCGTACCATAAATAA